Genomic segment of Umezawaea sp. Da 62-37:
CTGACCTCCGTCCTCGCCACCGGCGTCACCGGCCACCCCTTCGACCAGGCCCTTTCTTCTCTGATCGACTCCCACTGCACCGACGTTGACCTGCGCACACGTCTTATCGCACTCGACTGCGCCACAGCGCTACCTCTCCTGAGCCTTGCCTTGACTCGCCTGCACGTCGAGCACTTCCGACTACTGGCAGCAACCGAACCCGACCGCTACCGACCCGACCTGGCCGACTCACTGATCAACCTCGGGACCTCTTTGAGCGATGTGGGTCGGCCTCTGGAGGCGTTGACTGTCGTAGAGCAGGCTGTCGCCATCCATCGGGAGCTCGCGGCCGTCGAACCTGACCGCTACCGACCCGACTTAGCCGGCTCACTGCAAAACCTCGGGACCTCTTTGAGCGATGTGGGTCGGCCTCTGGAGGCGTTGACTGTCGTAGAGCAGGCTGTCGCCATCCATCGGGAGCTCGCGGCCGTCGAACCTGACCGCTACCGACCCCACCTAGCCGGCTCGCTGCACAACCTGGGTTCTCGTTTGAGCGATGTGGGTCAGCTTCAGGAGGCGTTGCCCCCTGTCGAGCAGGCTGTCGCCACCTATCGGGAACTCGCGGCCGTCGAACCTGGCCGCTACCGCCCCAGCCTGGCCGGCTCACTGATCAACCTTGGGATCTCTTTACGCGATGTGGGTCGGTTTCGGGAGGCGTTGCCCCTTGTCGAGCAGGCTGTCGCCACCTATCGGGAACTCGCGGCCGTCGAACCTGGCCGCTACCGCCCCGACCTGGCCGGCTCACTGATCAACCTTGGGATCTCTTTACGCGATGTGGGTCGGTTTCGGGAGGCGTTGCCCCTTGTCGAGCAGGCTGTCGCCACCTATCGGGAACTCGCGGCCGTCGAACCTGGCCGCTACCGCCCCGACCTGGCCCGCTCACTGCACAACCTCATGGCCAGCTTCAAACAGATGGGAGACCTCGATGGTGTACTTCGCGCGCAACGCGAGATGGTGGTTGTGTGGCGAGCGTGCGCCGACCGAGACCCCGAGCTGTACGGGCCTTTCTACCAGCGTGAAGCGGCTCAACTGCGCCGGCAACTCAATGAGGCGGGCCGTTTTGAGGAGGCGGTTGCTCCTGACCTGGATATCGACCCAGACACCGATTCCGCCGCGACGTCGTAAGTGATAGCAGCGGCGGCAGTTCGCGCAGCCCGCCGCGGGCGGTGGACTGGT
This window contains:
- a CDS encoding tetratricopeptide repeat protein, with amino-acid sequence MLAFAYATFPDALDHLNTLLTRRPDLLPDALTSVLATGVTGHPFDQALSSLIDSHCTDVDLRTRLIALDCATALPLLSLALTRLHVEHFRLLAATEPDRYRPDLADSLINLGTSLSDVGRPLEALTVVEQAVAIHRELAAVEPDRYRPDLAGSLQNLGTSLSDVGRPLEALTVVEQAVAIHRELAAVEPDRYRPHLAGSLHNLGSRLSDVGQLQEALPPVEQAVATYRELAAVEPGRYRPSLAGSLINLGISLRDVGRFREALPLVEQAVATYRELAAVEPGRYRPDLAGSLINLGISLRDVGRFREALPLVEQAVATYRELAAVEPGRYRPDLARSLHNLMASFKQMGDLDGVLRAQREMVVVWRACADRDPELYGPFYQREAAQLRRQLNEAGRFEEAVAPDLDIDPDTDSAATS